A DNA window from Camelina sativa cultivar DH55 chromosome 13, Cs, whole genome shotgun sequence contains the following coding sequences:
- the LOC104737245 gene encoding 21 kDa protein-like, with amino-acid sequence MELKLTHLCYCVLLFLPLLSISAIAKPPSSPNPSNSINFIVSSCHVTRYQTLCVKCLAAFANKIRRNEKRLAQTALAVTLVRVQSTTIYVSKLTKARRIKRREYLAVKDCVENLGDSLGMLVQSMREWKQVDGSGRGRDEFLWRLSNVQTWVSAALTDETTCLDGFDGEVMDGAVKSAIRRRVVHVARVTSNALALVNRFAARQKS; translated from the coding sequence ATGGAACTAAAGCTAACCCATCTTTGCTATTGCGTTCTACTttttcttccactactctccaTATCCGCCATAGCCAAACCTCCATCATCACCAAACCCTAGCAACAGCATCAACTTCATTGTATCCTCATGCCACGTCACTCGTTACCAAACCCTCTGCGTCAAATGCCTCGCCGCCTTCGCCAACAAAATCCGCCGCAACGAAAAACGGTTAGCTCAAACCGCTTTAGCGGTTACTCTAGTCCGTGTCCAGTCCACGACGATCTACGTATCGAAGCTGACTAAGGCCAGGAGAATCAAAAGGAGAGAGTACTTAGCCGTGAAGGATTGTGTTGAGAATCTTGGAGACAGTTTAGGGATGTTGGTTCAGTCGATGAGGGAGTGGAAGCAAGTGGATGGATCCGGTCGTGGTCGGGACGAGTTCTTGTGGCGGCTAAGTAACGTTCAGACTTGGGTTAGTGCTGCCTTAACGGATGAGACAACGTGTCTTGATGGGTTCGATGGGGAGGTTATGGATGGTGCGGTGAAATCAGCGATTAGAAGACGAGTGGTTCATGTGGCTCGAGTTACTAGTAATGCATTGGCTCTTGTAAACCGGTTCGCAGCTCGGCAGAAGTCATAG
- the LOC104737246 gene encoding hsp70-Hsp90 organizing protein 3, protein MAEEAKSKGNAAFSSGDYATAITHFTEAINLAPTNHVLYSNRSASYASLHRYEEALSDAKKTVEIKPDWSKGYSRLGAAYIGLSQFSEAADAYKRGLEIDPSNEALKSGLADATRSRGGAKSNPFVDAFQGPEMWTKLTADPVTRVYLQQPDFVKTMQEIQKNPNNLNLYMKDKRVMQALGVLMNVKMSGSGGDDMEMKEADDLRKEPEPEPEPMEELSEEEREKKERKEKALKEKEEGNAAYKKKDFERAIECYTKAMELDDEDISYLTNRAAVYLELGKYNECIGDCDKAVERGRELRSDFKMIARALTRKGSALVKLAKCSQDLEPAIETFQKALTEHRNPDTLKKLNDAEKAKKELEQQEYFDPKIAEEEREKGNGFFKEQKYPEAVKHYSEAIKRNPNDVRAYSNRAACYTKLGALPEGLKDADKCIELDPSFTKGYNRKGAIQFLMKEYDKAMETYQEGLKHDAKNQELLDGVRRCVEQINKANRGDLTPDELKERQAKAMQDPEVQNILSDPVMRQVLVDFQENPKAAQEHMKNPMVMNKIQKLVSAGIVQVR, encoded by the exons ATGGCGGAAGAAGCGAAATCCAAAGGCAACGCCGCCTTCTCCTCCGGCGATTACGCCACCGCGATAACTCACTTCACAGAAGCGATCAACCTCGCTCCGACCAATCACGTCCTCTACTCAAACCGATCCGCTTCATACGCTTCTCTCCACCGTTACGAAGAAGCTTTATCAGACGCGAAGAAGACTGTAGAGATTAAACCCGATTGGTCCAAAGGTTACAGCAGATTAGGCGCGGCGTATATCGGATTATCTCAGTTTAGCGAAGCGGCTGATGCGTATAAGAGAGGTTTAGAGATTGATCCGAGTAACGAAGCGCTTAAATCTGGTTTAGCTGATGCGACGAGATCACGAGGAGGTGCGAAGTCGAATCCTTTTGTTGATGCGTTTCAAGGACCGGAGATGTGGACGAAGTTGACGGCGGATCCGGTGACTAGGGTTTATTTGCAGCAGCCTGATTTTGTTAAGACGATGCAAGAGATTCAGAAGAACCCTAATAATCTTAATTTGTATATGAAGGATAAGAGGGTTATGCAGGCTTTAGGGGTTTTGATGAATGTTAAGATGAGTGGTTCGGGTGGTGATGATATGGAGATGAAGGAGGCTGATGATTTGAGGAAAGAGCCGGAGCCGGAACCGGAACCTATGGAGGAGTTGAGTgaggaagagagggagaagaaggagaggaaggagaaggcgttgaaggagaaagaagaagggaaTGCTGCTTACAAGAAGAAGGATTTTGAGAGAGCTATTGAATGTTATACTAAGGCGATGGAGCTTGATGATGAGGATATTTCGTATTTGACGAATCGTGCTGCTGTCTATCTTGAGCTGGGAAAG TACAATGAGTGCATTGGAGACTGTGACAAGGCTGTTGAAAGAGGCAGAGAGCTTCGTTCTGACTTTAAGATGATAGCTAGAGCTCTAACTAGGAAAGGATCTGCACTGGTGAAATTGGCGAAATGCTCACAAGACCTCGAACCTGCGATCGAGACTTTCCAGAAAGCTCTAACAGAGCATCGTAATCCGGATACCTTGAAGAAACTTAACGATGCTGAGAAAGCCAAGAAAGAGCTGGAGCAGCAGGAGTACTTTGATCCTAAGATAGCTGAAGAGGAACGTGAGAAAG GTAATGGATTCTTTAAAGAGCAGAAGTATCCAGAGGCAGTGAAGCATTATTCAGAAGCAATTAAAAGAAACCCGAACGACGTGAGG GCATACAGCAACAGAGCTGCTTGTTACACAAAGCTAGGAGCATTACCAGAAGGACTGAAAGATGCTGATAAATGCATTGAGCTAGACCCGAGTTTCACCAAAGGATACAACAGGAAAGGAGCTATTCAGTTTTTAATGAAGGAATACGATAAAGCGATGGAGACATATCAAGAAGGTCTGAAACATGATGCTAAGAACCAAGAGTTGCTTGATGGTGTTAGAAG GTGTGTGGAACAGATAAACAAAGCAAACAGAGGTGATCTGACACCAGATGAATTGAAGGAGAGACAAGCCAAGGCAATGCAAGATCCAGAAGTCCAGAACATATTGTCGGATCCAGTGATGAGACAG GTATTGGTGGATTTCCAAGAGAATCCAAAAGCTGCACAGGAACATATGAAGAATCCAATGGTAATGAACAAGATTCAGAAGCTGGTTAGCGCTGGTATTGTTCAGGTCCGGTAA